A genomic window from Ascaphus truei isolate aAscTru1 chromosome 1, aAscTru1.hap1, whole genome shotgun sequence includes:
- the LOC142468432 gene encoding uncharacterized protein LOC142468432, which yields MSKDVEELVKACVAPGGHVSPEMEQVSSPGSASSTLLEEHHGDEDDEYDEDDATEETEIQSCDHEEVPIETVVPPNRPSTSTYDAIVASEGKIVDAENRRHSDMMTVLERMIGLQEETVSQLAHLHRVFIEVPKQLQKINTSFEALVVQQTQANYWRMTNVPQFNTSQPGSVHAGQFSPHSSDIHSPGPNVTGQVADIAVQVPDDILPLPSVQIQQQTPTKEATKTKQDTHETDQPSLVQCLPTCSHVSLGTSPVREQSLPKSPVGESLPKSPVGESLPKSPVGESLPKSPVGESLPKSPVGESLPKSPVGESLPKSPVGESLPKSPVGESLATSPVGESLATSPVGEQSLATSPAREVPEATQSGSVVPKVGGKRKRKIQETTSRPVTRSQKEQKK from the exons ttgcccctggaggacatgtgtcacctgagatggaacaagtgtcttcacctgggtcagccagctcaacactactagaag aacatcatggtgatgaggatgatgagtatgatgaggatgacgccacagaagagactgaaatacaatcatgtgaccatgaagaggtgccaatagaaactgttgtaccgccaaatcgtccatcaacttccacatacgatgcaattgtagcttcagagggaaaaatagtggacgcagaaaatcgtcgccattcagacatgatgacagtgctggaaaggatgattggactgcaggaagaaacagtatcacaattggcacatctccacagagtcttcattgaagtgcctaaacagttgcaaaaaatcaacacctcattcgaagcattagttgttcagcaaacacaagctaattactggagaatgactaatgtaccacaattcaacacctcccagccaggatctgttcatgcaggtcagttttcaccacattcatctgatattcattcaccaggcccaaatgttaccggtcaagtagcagacattgctgtgcaggttcctgatgacatcctaccgctgccatctgtacaaattcagcagcagacacctacaaaggaggcgacaaaaacaaaacaagacacacatgaaacagaccaaccatcacttgtgcagtgtctaccaacttgctcacatgtgtcactgggcacaagccctgtccgtgaacagtcactacccaaaagccctgtaggtgagtcgctgcccaaaagccctgtaggtgaatcgctgcccaaaagccctgtaggtgagtcgctgcccaaaagccctgtaggtgaatcgctgcccaaaagccctgtaggtgaatcgctgcccaaaagccctgtaggtgaatcgctgcccaaaagccctgtaggtgaatcgctgcccaaaagccctgtaggtgagtcactggccacaagccctgtaggtgagtcactggccacaagccccgtaggtgaacagtcactggccacaagccctgcccgtgaagtgccagaggccactcaaagtggctctgttgtgcctaaagttggtggcaaaagaaaaaggaaaattcaagagacaacaagcaggcctgttactcgctcgcaaaaggaacaaaaaaaataa